The Salvelinus namaycush isolate Seneca chromosome 8, SaNama_1.0, whole genome shotgun sequence genome has a segment encoding these proteins:
- the LOC120052665 gene encoding leucine-rich repeat-containing protein 19-like encodes MEAGALQGLPRLGKLFLGHNILQAPLSVSAQTISFLDLNGNQELDHGSDNSSTGIRRPFHRKLLTEVIEHPSPTPTNSMTTTNGSEDGGQSRFSKSWQYLVAVLVTAISLSLLIAVLAKCQLVRRYLASYRHTRLIEGDTASQCDANSLEVGFSMHNHGGQARSPHPAAVPQGEMDMEDEEDDDDGFIEDNYIQASERERAKRALELQEEEEEDDMVFSIG; translated from the exons ATGGAGGCTGGAGCTCTGCAGGGTTTACCCAGGTTAGGGAAGCTGTTTCTGGGGCACAACATACTGCAAGCCCCCCTGTCTGTTTCTGCTCAAACTATATCCTTCCTGGATCTCAATGGGAACCAAGAGCTTGACCATGGCTCTGATAATTCGTCGACAGGAATCAGAAGACCATTCCATAGGAAACTGTTAACAGAGGTCATTGAACATCCCAGCCCAACTCCAACTAACTCAATGACTACAACTAATG GCAGTGAGGATGGTGGTCAGAGCCGTTTCTCCAAAAGCTGGCAGTACCTGGTAGCAGTACTGGTGACggccatctccctctccctcctcatcgcTGTCCTGGCCAAATGCCAGCTGGTCCGCCGCTACCTGGCCAGTTACCGTCACACCCGGCTGATCGAGGGGGACACAGCCAGCCAGTGTGACGCCAACAGCCTGGAGGTAGGCTTCTCCATGCACAACCATGGGGGACAGGCACGGAGCCCCCACCCTGCTGCTGTCCCCCAGGGAGAGATGGAcatggaggatgaggaggatgatgatgatggcttCATAGAGGATAACTACATACAAgccagcgagagggagagggctaAGAGGGCACTGGAactacaggaggaggaggaggaggatgacatggtatTTTCCATTGGCTAG